In the Gossypium arboreum isolate Shixiya-1 chromosome 10, ASM2569848v2, whole genome shotgun sequence genome, one interval contains:
- the LOC108487561 gene encoding protein FAR1-RELATED SEQUENCE 5-like, producing the protein MASTSNPELNTSRNYRQWLTETFDGHEMLDDELSDSNLDGNGNLINPLDQHFPMTMEHREPYIGMEFESAEDAREFYEMYGRHMGFTIRNNRTRRSLKDNSIIGREFVCSKEGFRAEKYKKKETRVFTSRPATREGCNAMLRIAAKDGGKWVIYGFVKEHNHVLNPSKVPPRRSHRIAFCEDEKDLKIRELSTELHREKKKSAAYQEQLQMVLNYIEEHTQRLSLKVNLVSNNLRELEYED; encoded by the exons ATGGCTAGCACCTCAAATCCGGAGCTTAACACAAGCCGAAACTATCGACAATGGCTGACCGAAACATTTGATGGCCATGAAATGCTTGATGATGAGTTGTCAGATAGTAATCTGGACGGAAATGGTAATTTGATCAACCCATTGGATCAACATTTTCCTATGACTATGGAACATAGAGAACCATACATTGGTATGGAGTTTGAGTCAGCTGAGGATGCTAGGGAGTTTTATGAGATGTATGGTCGGCATATGGGCTTCACCATTCGGAACAATCGCACTCGTCGATCTCTTAAGGATAATTCGATAATTGGCCGAGAGTTTGTTTGCTCGAAAGAAGGTTTTCGTGCAGAGAAATATAAGAAGAAAGAAACCCGAGTTTTCACATCGCGGCCTGCCACAAGAGAGGGATGTAATGCAATGCTGAGGATAGCAGCAAAAGATGGGGGAAAATGGGTTATCTATGGTTTTGTTAAAGAACATAATCATGTACTGAATCCAAGCAAAGTACCTCCTAGACGGTCACATCGAATTGCGTTTTGTGAG GATGAAAAGGATCTTAAAATTAGAGAACTGTCCACGGAGCTGCATCGTGAGAAAAAGAAATCGGCTGCTTACCAAGAGCAGCTTCAGATGGTTTTAAATTATATTGAAGAGCACACTCAGCGGTTATCCTTAAAAGTTAATTTGGTATCCAACAATCTGAGAGAGCTTGAATATGAAGACTAA